GGTGGTTGCGGCCGAAGAGAAGAACGATCGCCGCCCAGATCGCCCAGCCCGAGAACTCGTGGTGGAGCAGGCCGCGCCCGGCGACGAGCGCGACGAGGAACGCCGCGGAGGAATGCGCGATCGCCCGCCGCCAGCGCGGCGCGACGGCGTAGGCGACGTGTCCGCCGTCGAGCTGTCCCGCGGGGATCAGGTTCATCGCCGTCGCCAGCAGGCCGAGCCACGCCGCGAGGAAGACCGGATGCGCGACGAGCCCGGTCCCCGCGGCGTCGGGGCGCAGCAGCCCCTCGAGCAGGTAGACCAGCAGGGAGTCGCCGAAGACCCAGGCGCCGGACGGCGCCGGGCCCGGCGCGGCGAGCGGCGAGAGCAGGATGCCGAGCGCCATCAGCGGCAGGGCGACGGCGAAGCCGGCCAGCGGCCCCGCGGCGCCGATGTCGAAGAGCGCGCGGCGGCTCGGGATCGGCGACTTGATCCGGATCACGGCGCCCATCGTGCCGAACGGGAAGGGGGGCGGCGTGGGAATGAAGAACGGCAGCGTCGCCTCGACGCCGTAGCGGCGGCAGGCGACGTAGTGCCCCATCTCGTGGGCGAAGAAGAAGGCCATCACCGCGATCGAGAACGGCAGCCCCGCCGCGGCGACGCTCGGCAGCGCGCCGGCGAAACGCAGCGGATCGAGGGTGAGGAGCGCCTCGAGCGCGCGTCCGCCGCGCTCGGTGAAGCCGGCGCCGGCGAAGGTCGTCGTGACGAAGGTCAGCGCCGCGAGAATCCAAGGAAGCCGCGCGAAGCGGCGGCGCGGCGGGGGAAGCGGCGTCGCCGCCGGAGCGGGGGACGAGCCCCAAGGCAGAGGCCCGTTCGCGCTCACTGGCCGAGGTCGCGCAGATCCTTGCCCGGCTTGAAGCGGACGGTGCGGCCGGGCGGGATCTTGACTTCGTGCCCCGTGCGCGGGTTGCGGCCGACGCCCCGCTTGCGCGGGCGGACCTGGAAGACGCCGAAACCGCGGAACTCGATCCGCTCGCCGCGGACCATCGCGTCCCGCAGCGCGTCGAACATCGCGTCCACCGCCAAACTCGCCTGGGCCTTGCTCATCGGCTCGCGCCCGGCGCGCTCCGCGTCGGCCTTCGCCGCGTCGAAGACGCGGTTGACGATGTCGGCCTTGACCATGCGCTCCCTCCGCGGCCGAGAGTCTACGGGCGGCGTCGGCGGGGGTCAAGGTAAGCGCCGGCGCGACAAGGGATTGGCGCGCGCGGCGCGGATTGGGCGACAATCGGCCCAATGAGAGAAGCATGAGCGACGAGACGCAAGCCAACCCCTCCCCGCGGCGGCTGCCGTGCGTGGCGCTCGTCGGGCGCCCCAACGTCGGCAAGTCGAGCCTCTTCAACCGGCTCCTCGGGCGGCGCGAGGCGATCGTCCTCGACCGTCCCGGCGTGACCCGCGACCGCCTCGAGCG
This window of the bacterium genome carries:
- a CDS encoding integration host factor subunit beta, whose protein sequence is MVKADIVNRVFDAAKADAERAGREPMSKAQASLAVDAMFDALRDAMVRGERIEFRGFGVFQVRPRKRGVGRNPRTGHEVKIPPGRTVRFKPGKDLRDLGQ
- a CDS encoding site-2 protease family protein, which codes for MSANGPLPWGSSPAPAATPLPPPRRRFARLPWILAALTFVTTTFAGAGFTERGGRALEALLTLDPLRFAGALPSVAAAGLPFSIAVMAFFFAHEMGHYVACRRYGVEATLPFFIPTPPPFPFGTMGAVIRIKSPIPSRRALFDIGAAGPLAGFAVALPLMALGILLSPLAAPGPAPSGAWVFGDSLLVYLLEGLLRPDAAGTGLVAHPVFLAAWLGLLATAMNLIPAGQLDGGHVAYAVAPRWRRAIAHSSAAFLVALVAGRGLLHHEFSGWAIWAAIVLLFGRNHPYVPEDGLPLGRTRLILAAACLAILVLCFAPAPIAEVP